From the Manihot esculenta cultivar AM560-2 chromosome 3, M.esculenta_v8, whole genome shotgun sequence genome, one window contains:
- the LOC110610780 gene encoding uncharacterized protein YwkD encodes MAVAQEACLNHISRESSDIRRLANFYKEIFGFEEIESPDFGDFKVIWLNLPQAFSLHLIERSPTTKLPEGPYSAISPVLDPSHLPRGHHICFSVSNFDSFVQTLKDKGIETFQRSVPGRPIRQVFFFDPDGNGLEVASRDE; translated from the exons ATGGCAGTAGCGCAAGAAGCTTGCCTCAACCACATCTCCAGAGAATCCTCGGATATTAGGCGCCTCGCCAACTTCTACAAAGAG ATATTTGGGTTTGAGGAGATTGAGAGTCCAGATTTCGGGGATTTCAAGGTCATATGGCTGAATCTCCCTCAAGCTTTCTCTCTCCACCTAATTGAGAGGAGCCCTACCACGAAGCTTCCAGAAGGGCCCTACAGCGCAATCTCACCAGTTCTTGATCCCAGCCATCTCCCCAGAGGCCATCATATCTGCTTCTCCGTTTCCAATTTCGATTCCTTCGTCCAAACTCTCAAG GATAAGGGAATTGAAACTTTTCAAAGGTCTGTTCCTGGTCGCCCAATTAGGCAGGTCTTCTTCTTTGATCCAGATG GTAATGGTTTGGAAGTTGCAAGTCGTGATGAATAG
- the LOC110611772 gene encoding uncharacterized protein LOC110611772, which produces MSDSNPFPISSDQVQDYATGFSHGGYGSPVSMAGQQNEEFPQDGQFVQNDQLLQSDQFMQNDVPNESDGGTNNVENNLLWPVLPGDSGEGLPYAPIDWPYPGDVWTWRVGRRFNSSGYFQDRFLYLPKSLGKQTFASKAAVANYIQSQFPGSDIDAFFASFAWKIPVKIQPPPKEEPAISVLENALQDEKVAGQEEKKEENLHSGLGKRRRNAVSTPKQATQNGATSSSTPKRTKQSRAKSSPAPKGTKNKLSPTPKRTRQTKQTNQNGTAPSSTAKRKTRHSSRRNVPSDKGGVFITEESAVEPIPEDFDNYLNSLEDILTQPVSGNLSSASMDSYTAQNEMAEARSKLSSLLVMDFPSLVLSNKISELANLASKLRKDPTLNAEQLVKLKLIEEISSFTEVFLESRELIEQVDDFFATLEAKKAKVASLKKEYNELKEKTDQLQAQVDSNLMTVQEIDNQIALLQSRRAELTNAIETNKEAKVEVVYAQKLVANAIPKVVNEIQLANSRIPELELKKTNAVKRESEILAKFAPLQGFSL; this is translated from the exons ATGTCTGACTCCAACCCCTTTCCGATTTCTTCAGATCAAGTGCAGGACTATGCTACAGG TTTCAGTCACGGTGGCTATGGCTCACCCGTGTCAATGGCTGGTCAGCAGAATGAGGAATTCCCACAGGACGGACAATTTGTGCAGAATGATCAGTTATTGCAGAGTGATCAGTTTATGCAAAATGATGTCCCTAATGAAAGTGATGGTGGCACAAATAATGTAGAGAATAACTTGCTTTGGCCAGTTCTACCTGGTGATTCTGGTGAAGGCTTGCCGTATGCTCCTATTGATTGGCCATATCCTGGTGATGTTTGGACGTGGAGGGTAGGAAGGAGGTTTAACTCTTCAGGCTACTTCCAAGATAGATTTCTGTATCTTCCAAAGAGCCTTGGGAAACAGACTTTTGCCAGCAAGGCTGCTGTTGCGAATTACATTCAATCACAATTCCCAGGTTCAGATATTGATGCATTTTTTGCATCCTTTGCTTGGAAGATCCCAGTAAAAATTCAACCTCCGCCAAAAG AGGAACCTGCCATCTCTGTTTTGGAGAACGCTCTGCAGGATGAAAAAGTGGCAGgtcaagaagaaaagaaagaagaaaaccttCATTCAGGCTTGGGAAAAAGGAGGAGGAATGCAGTATCTACACCCAAACAAGCAACACAGAATGGAGCAACATCATCCTCCACTCCTAAGCGAACAAAACAGAGCAGAGCTAAATCATCCCCGGCACCTAAAggaacaaaaaataaattgtcACCCACTCCTAAGCGAACAAGACAAACTAAGCAAACAAACCAGAATGGAACTGCGCCATCATCCACAGCTAAGAGGAAAACTAGGCATTCTTCTAGACGAAATGTCCCCAGTGATAAAGGTGGTGTTTTTATCACAGAGGAATCAGCAGTTGAACCAATTCCAGAGGATTTTGATAACTATCTCAACTCTTTGGAAGACATTCTCACCCAACCTGTTTCTGGTAACCTTTCTTCTGCCAGCATGGATTCTTATACTGCACAAAATGAAATGGCAGAAGCCCGAAGTAAGCTTTCTTCTCTTCTAGTCATGGATTTTCCTTCGTTGGTGTTATCAAACAAAATTTCGGAACTTGCAAATCTAGCATCCAAACTTCGGAAGGATCCTACCTTGAATGCTGAACAACTTGTTAAATTGAAGTTGATTGAAGAAATTTCATCATTCACTGAGGTTTTCCTAGAGAGTAGAGAATTAATAGAGCAGGTTGACGATTTCTTTGCTACCCTTGAGGCAAAAAAGGCCAAAGTTGCTTCTTTGAAGAAAGAGTATAATGAATTAAAGGAAAAAACGGACCAGCTTCAAGCTCAGGTGGACTCAAACTTAATGACTGTGCAAGAAATTGACAATCAAATTGCTCTACTTCAATCCAGGAGAGCTGAGCTTACTAATGCAATTGAGACAAACAAGGAAGCAAAGGTTGAGGTGGTTTATGCTCAAAAGTTGGTGGCAAATGCTATCCCAAAGGTGGTGAATGAGATTCAGCTGGCCAACTCCAGAATACCAGAATTGGAGCTGAAAAAGACCAATGCTGTCAAGCGTGAATCTGAAATTCTGGCAAAATTTGCGCCTCTACAAGGTTTTTCTCTTTAA
- the LOC110611855 gene encoding preprotein translocase subunit SECE1, which yields MALRTSSLKLPLTPQLLKTTQSNPPLKFKQPPVCSSTLFFSSKISTANSKRRNVVFVTRAVEESQESVESQVAKEEQSLDESSVEVSDLGAEIQKAMKKEEKEGNLLVGVAEEIQEIEWPAFGKVLGTTGVVIGVIAGSSLVLLTVNAVLAELSDKVFAGRGFQDFFS from the coding sequence ATGGCACTCCGGACTTCCTCGCTCAAACTCCCTCTTACCCCACAGCTCTTGAAGACCACCCAATCAAATCCACCCTTAAAATTCAAACAGCCACCTGTCTGCAGCTCAACTCTCTTCTTCAGCAGCAAAATCAGTACAGCTAACTCAAAAAGAAGAAACGTAGTTTTTGTAACGAGGGCAGTGGAAGAGAGCCAGGAGAGCGTGGAATCTCAGGTCGCAAAAGAAGAACAGTCGTTGGATGAGTCGAGTGTCGAGGTGAGCGATTTAGGGGCGGAGATCCAgaaagcaatgaagaaagaggagaaagaaggaAATTTGTTGGTCGGAGTGGCGGAAGAGATCCAAGAGATAGAGTGGCCTGCATTTGGGAAAGTGTTGGGGACCACAGGTGTAGTGATTGGGGTGATTGCCGGGTCTAGCCTCGTTTTGCTCACTGTCAATGCCGTTTTGGCCGAGTTGTCCGATAAGGTATTTGCTGGCAGAGGCTTTCAAGATTTCTTCAGCTAA
- the LOC110610779 gene encoding UDP-glycosyltransferase 89B2: MEYSAGTHILVFPYPAQGHIIPMLDLTNQLATTGLTITILVTPKNLPLLNPILTTHPSLKTLVLPFPLHPSIPPGVENAKDLPANYVPFIMQAMGKLYEPLLSWFNSHPSPPSAIISDMFLGWTQQLAGQLNIRNIVFSPSGAMALSIIYSLWRYMPKIEQDDQLFPFSKIPNCPTFPLCQVSPLYRSYVAGDPLSEFIKDGFVGDIRSWGLVINSFTELEGVYLDHLREELGHDRVWAVGPLLLPKTDSSRTKERSGPTPISVEGVMTFLDTCKDHTVVYICFGSQTVLTNHQIEELASGLEKSGIHFIWCVKEPTREHDVEGYGKFPSGFEDSVAGRGFIIRGWVPQVPILNHRAICAFLTHCGWNSILEGIVAGVPMLAWPMGADQFTNATLLVDVLNVGLRVCDGANTVPNPDELAQKLVKLASENLAERERAKQLRDAAFDALKGGCSAKDFESLVHHMVA; this comes from the coding sequence ATGGAGTACAGTGCTGGAACACACATTTTGGTCTTCCCATATCCAGCTCAAGGACACATTATACCAATGTTAGACCTAACCAACCAGTTAGCCACCACCGGCCTAACCATAACCATATTGGTCACCCCAAAAAACCTCCCTCTCTTAAACCCTATCCTCACCACACATCCATCACTCAAAACTCTAGTCCTTCCTTTCCCTTTACACCCTTCGATCCCACCTGGGGTGGAGAACGCCAAGGACTTGCCTGCAAACTATGTTCCTTTCATAATGCAAGCTATGGGTAAACTCTATGAACCTTTGCTCAGCTGGTTCAACTCTCACCCTTCCCCGCCCTCGGCAATAATATCTGATATGTTCCTTGGATGGACCCAGCAACTGGCCGGCCAGCTCAACATCCGTAATATCGTGTTCTCACCTTCAGGTGCCATGGCGTTGTCTATTATTTATTCCCTGTGGCGCTATATGCCTAAGATAGAACAAGATGATCAACTATTCCCATTTTCGAAGATTCCAAATTGTCCGACATTCCCATTGTGCCAGGTGTCTCCTCTGTACCGCAGTTACGTTGCAGGGGATCCACTTTCGGAATTTATCAAGGATGGGTTTGTAGGTGATATAAGGAGTTGGGGTCTTGTTATCAACTCATTCACCGAGTTGGAAGGTGTTTACTTGGATCATTTGAGGGAGGAGTTGGGTCATGATCGAGTGTGGGCAGTAGGACCTTTACTTCTTCCTAAAACTGATTCATCTAGGACTAAAGAGAGAAGTGGGCCCACTCCAATTTCTGTAGAAGGTGTAATGACATTTCTTGACACGTGTAAGGATCATACTGTGGTTTATATCTGTTTTGGGAGTCAAACTGTGTTGACAAATCATCAGATCGAAGAACTTGCGTCTGGATTGGAAAAGAGTGGGATCCATTTCATATGGTGCGTAAAGGAACCCACAAGAGAACACGATGTAGAAGGATATGGCAAATTCCCATCAGGATTTGAAGACAGCGTCGCCGGGAGAGGATTTATAATCAGGGGATGGGTCCCACAAGTTCCGATTCTGAACCACCGAGCTATTTGTGCATTCTTGACTCACTGTGGTTGGAACTCGATCCTCGAAGGAATAGTGGCTGGAGTACCAATGCTGGCTTGGCCCATGGGAGCTGACCAATTTACTAATGCTACCTTACTAGTTGATGTTCTGAATGTGGGTCTAAGGGTGTGTGACGGTGCAAATACTGTGCCTAACCCCGACGAGTTGGCACAAAAGCTAGTGAAATTGGCGAGTGAGAATCTAGCTGAAAGAGAGCGAGCTAAGCAACTGAGGGATGCTGCATTTGATGCTCTTAAAGGTGGGTGTTCTGCGAAGGATTTTGAGAGTCTGGTCCACCATATGGTCGCATAG
- the LOC110612447 gene encoding late embryogenesis abundant protein D-34, with amino-acid sequence MSQGQPQRPQEGGLDQPPGQQGGPGGRTSQGQEPIKYGDVFNVSGDLASMTVAPEDANMMQTAETMVFGKTQKGGVAASMQAAATQNERSGLVGHRDATDAASDRGVSVTETDLLGARVITERVAGQVVGQYVEPTPVPGMTAGSVQNAITIGEALEAAAQTAGNKPVEQSDAAAIQAAEVRATGSNVIVPGGLAAAAQSAASYNAGISNTDDKIKLTDVLTDATSKLPADKVVTRADAERVVSAELRNNPNLTMHPGGVASSLTAAARLNDNVDV; translated from the exons ATGAGCCAGGGACAACCGCAGAGGCCCCAGGAAGGCGGGCTAGACCAGCCACCGGGACAACAAGGTGGCCCAGGTGGGCGTACAAGTCAAGGGCAAGAGCCAATCAAATATGGTGATGTTTTCAACGTCTCAGGGGACCTTGCATCCATGACTGTGGCACCAGAAGATGCTAACATGATGCAGACCGCTGAAACGATGGTTTTTGGGAAGACCCAGAAGGGTGGAGTAGCCGCTTCCATGCAAGCTGCTGCAACCCAGAACGAGCGATCCGGACTTGTTGGTCACCGCGACGCCACAGATGCTGCGAGCGATCGTGGCGTTTCTGTCACAGAGACTGATCTCCTGGGAGCCCGCGTAATCACTGAGAGAGTTGCTGGACAG GTGGTTGGACAATATGTGGAACCCACTCCAGTGCCGGGTATGACAGCGGGAAGCGTCCAGAACGCCATAACTATAGGAGAAGCATTGGAAGCCGCAGCGCAAACAGCAGGTAACAAGCCAGTAGAGCAGAGCGATGCTGCGGCAATTCAGGCAGCAGAGGTGAGAGCAACTGGTAGCAATGTCATTGTTCCAGGTGGTCTCGCAGCCGCAGCTCAATCTGCGGCATCTTACAATGCGGGAATAAGTAACACCGATGACAAGATTAAACTCACCGACGTTCTGACG GATGCGACATCGAAGTTGCCGGCAGATAAGGTGGTGACAAGAGCTGATGCAGAGAGGGTTGTGAGTGCGGAGCTGAGGAACAACCCCAATCTGACAATGCATCCTGGTGGTGTTGCGTCGTCATTGACTGCAGCTGCTAGGCTTAATGATAATGTTGATGTGTAA
- the LOC110611000 gene encoding transcription repressor OFP12 — MSTIFWKNLLKCLPTTTPSPNPLTLQQEHAHLLQSPTDPAAATSTTTNSSIVIKNFSSLYDLSPASTSKSLSTPSTYSFSSSDSDSDSDSPPDFAAIFASQRFFFSSPGRSNSIIEPPETLPETQSQLSGVVAVKKYSPDPYTDFKYSMLEMIDARKLKDVRADWDCLHELLSCYLTLNPKHTHKFIISAFADIIISLLPSSSSESDNLQKPEGRRRQNMSLWKV; from the coding sequence ATGTCTACCATCTTCTGGAAGAACCTGCTCAAATGCTTACCCACCACAACCCCATCTCCAAATCCACTAACCTTACAGCAAGAACATGCCCATCTATTACAATCTCCCACTGACCCCGCCGccgccacctccaccaccaccaactCATCAATTGTGATCAAGAACTTCAGCTCCCTTTATGATCTCTCTCCAGCTTCCACTTCCAAGTCCCTCAGTACTCCCTCCACCtattccttctcctcctctgACTCTGACTCCGACTCTGACTCACCTCCTGATTTCGCTGCCATCTTCGCATCCCAGCGGTTCTTCTTTTCATCTCCTGGCCGCTCCAACTCCATAATCGAGCCCCCAGAAACACTACCGGAGACTCAGTCACAACTCAGTGGAGTTGTAGCCGTTAAAAAGTATTCACCGGATCCTTACACAGATTTTAAATATTCGATGCTAGAAATGATTGACGCTAGAAAGCTAAAGGACGTGAGGGCTGATTGGGACTGCTTGCACGAATTGCTCTCCTGTTATCTTACATTGAACCCTAAACACACCCACAAGTTTATCATTAGTGCTTTTGCTGATATAATCATCTCCTTATTACCCTCATCTTCGTCAGAATCCGACAACCTCCAGAAGCCTGAAGGCCGCCGGCGGCAAAATATGTCACTTTGGAAAGTATAA
- the LOC110611856 gene encoding probable prefoldin subunit 2: MATKAEGDRKEPINEQAIINAYTAMRSELNQIYSKITELEMEVSEHSLVINAIQPLDPSRRCYRMIGGVLVERTIKEVLPAVQRNKEGIEEVITRLNEALEKKKKEITEFETKYKIKIRKPENEVQDDGGKKEGSSQGVLVGPA, from the coding sequence ATGGCCACCAAAGCTGAAGGTGACAGGAAGGAACCAATAAATGAACAGGCAATTATTAATGCGTACACTGCTATGCGATCTGAACTGAACCAAATTTACTCAAAGATCACTGAGCTTGAGATGGAAGTGAGTGAGCATTCATTGGTTATTAATGCTATCCAACCACTTGATCCATCCAGACGGTGCTACCGAATGATTGGAGGTGTGCTGGTTGAGAGAACTATCAAAGAGGTCCTGCCTGCTGTCCAGCGCAATAAAGAGGGGATTGAGGAGGTAATTACAAGGCTCAACGAGGCCttggaaaagaagaaaaaggaaattacTGAGTTTGAAACTAAATACAAGATCAAGATAAGAAAGCCTGAAAATGAGGTGCAGGATGATGGCGGCAAGAAGGAAGGTTCTTCTCAAGGAGTTCTCGTGGGTCCTGCATAA